A portion of the Mycoplasmopsis mustelae genome contains these proteins:
- a CDS encoding carbohydrate ABC transporter permease gives MKSWHHKFHLFISKNLGFLLNWSLKKQAKRKAVLSHSILERRTPLYIPILLLLPGFVLILMFTLVPMGINIYQSFVSESGNFTFGNYRAVFQDARFAVGVRNSFIYGLVVLPFVMSFSLIISSIIARLYRKYAKGFWQTVFFMPYITNAVAVSLVFIQFFDSNGILNHITGSRTIWLNSSDPYTFNALIAMFVNGIWSGLAFNILIFTTAMLGVDKNLYKSASIDGCSNVKQFFSITLPSIKGTINFLITLGIIGGLKVFPLALFNNNATDAFANGGGTLMLYVYLITNMGTFHLAGAAAILLFIVGVTFSSIIRGGFFMVQLVLNNLGERNVWVKVKNSTTPDS, from the coding sequence ATGAAATCTTGACATCATAAATTTCATTTATTTATTTCAAAAAATTTAGGTTTTTTACTTAATTGATCACTCAAAAAACAAGCCAAACGAAAAGCTGTATTATCACATTCAATTTTAGAAAGACGCACACCACTATATATCCCGATTTTATTATTATTACCAGGATTTGTTTTAATCTTGATGTTTACTTTAGTTCCAATGGGAATTAATATCTACCAATCATTTGTATCTGAATCTGGTAATTTTACTTTTGGAAATTACAGGGCTGTTTTTCAAGATGCAAGATTTGCCGTTGGGGTAAGAAATTCATTTATCTATGGTTTAGTTGTTTTGCCATTTGTAATGTCATTTTCTTTAATTATTTCATCTATCATTGCAAGATTATATCGTAAATATGCTAAAGGGTTTTGACAGACAGTGTTCTTTATGCCATATATAACTAATGCAGTTGCTGTTTCGTTGGTATTTATCCAATTTTTTGATTCTAATGGAATTTTAAATCATATTACTGGATCAAGAACCATTTGGTTAAATAGTTCGGATCCTTATACCTTTAATGCCTTAATTGCAATGTTTGTAAATGGAATTTGAAGTGGTTTAGCATTTAATATTTTGATTTTTACGACTGCAATGTTAGGGGTGGATAAAAATTTATATAAATCTGCATCAATTGATGGATGTAGTAATGTAAAACAATTTTTTAGTATCACTTTACCTTCAATTAAAGGTACAATTAACTTTTTAATAACTCTAGGAATCATTGGGGGACTTAAAGTTTTTCCATTAGCGTTATTTAACAATAATGCAACCGATGCATTTGCAAATGGTGGTGGAACCTTAATGCTTTATGTGTATTTAATAACTAATATGGGTACATTTCATTTAGCAGGAGCAGCGGCGATTTTGTTATTTATTGTCGGAGTTACTTTCTCATCTATTATTAGAGGAGGGTTTTTTATGGTTCAATTAGTACTAAATAATTTAGGAGAAAGAAATGTTTGGGTTAAAGTTAAGAATTCAACAA
- the metG gene encoding methionine--tRNA ligase, translating into MKKFYITTPIYYASGNLHIGHLFTTTLAWAIANYKKARGYDVKMLTGSDEHGQKIQQVALQHQMQPQQFVDMVVEKFKAMWVAFDINYDFFSRTTALKHQNIVRDIFSYFLKQGYIYKGKYQGWYSVSDEEFLTEAQAVKKAGKFYHPTSGHELILVSEESYFFDMKRFQGWLIDYIKSNPDFIFPKKTEQEMLSNFLNQGLDDLSVTRTNIDWGIKINEDAKHTLYVWLDALCNYITALGFDIKNPSTNFLKYWDDEDTEIVHILGKEIARFHMIYWPIFLKALNIKQPTRIQTHGWILTPQGKMSKSKGNVVDPFELLKKYHPEMIKYFFVSQFSLGDDLIFDENRFIDVINADLVNNYGNLISRTLKMIHNSFNQPLKYQHTNLTEDLQLETAILESKKTFITEFDNYQIHKAYVAAMNLSNQLNKYIDLTKPWTLKDDFRRLEQILNRLLNGIYAVSVYLKILLPKKVSEVAQGLNVSNFNFDVIDDFNKFDRIFPKQSFILFERIKK; encoded by the coding sequence ATGAAAAAATTTTATATTACTACTCCAATTTATTATGCAAGCGGGAATTTACATATTGGGCATTTATTTACTACGACTTTAGCCTGAGCGATTGCAAATTACAAAAAAGCCCGCGGTTACGATGTTAAAATGTTAACTGGAAGCGATGAACACGGACAAAAAATTCAACAAGTTGCTTTACAACATCAAATGCAACCACAACAATTTGTAGATATGGTGGTAGAAAAATTCAAAGCAATGTGAGTTGCCTTTGATATTAATTATGATTTTTTCTCACGAACTACTGCTTTAAAACATCAAAACATTGTTAGAGATATTTTTTCATATTTTTTAAAGCAAGGTTATATCTACAAAGGTAAGTATCAAGGCTGATATTCTGTTTCGGACGAGGAATTTTTAACCGAAGCACAAGCAGTCAAAAAAGCCGGAAAGTTTTATCATCCTACTTCAGGTCATGAATTAATTTTAGTTTCTGAAGAAAGTTATTTCTTTGATATGAAACGCTTTCAAGGATGACTCATTGATTATATTAAAAGCAATCCTGATTTTATTTTTCCTAAAAAAACCGAACAAGAAATGCTTTCAAATTTTTTAAACCAAGGTTTAGATGATTTATCAGTTACTCGCACTAATATAGATTGAGGAATAAAAATTAATGAAGATGCTAAACATACTTTGTATGTGTGATTGGATGCATTATGTAACTATATTACTGCCTTAGGTTTTGATATTAAAAACCCATCGACAAACTTTTTAAAATATTGGGATGATGAAGATACAGAAATTGTTCATATTTTAGGTAAGGAAATTGCAAGATTTCATATGATTTATTGACCAATTTTTTTAAAAGCCTTAAATATCAAACAGCCAACACGGATTCAAACGCACGGTTGAATTCTTACCCCACAAGGTAAAATGTCTAAATCTAAAGGTAATGTTGTAGATCCGTTTGAATTATTAAAAAAATATCATCCTGAAATGATTAAATATTTCTTTGTTTCGCAATTTAGTTTAGGCGATGATTTAATTTTTGATGAAAACAGATTTATTGATGTTATTAACGCGGATTTAGTTAATAATTATGGGAATTTAATCTCGCGAACTTTAAAAATGATACATAATAGTTTTAATCAACCATTAAAATATCAACATACAAATTTAACTGAAGATTTACAACTAGAAACTGCAATTTTAGAATCTAAAAAAACCTTTATAACTGAATTTGATAACTATCAAATTCATAAAGCATATGTTGCTGCAATGAATTTATCAAATCAGTTAAATAAATATATTGATCTAACTAAACCTTGAACACTTAAAGATGATTTTCGACGTTTAGAACAAATTTTAAATAGACTTTTAAATGGAATTTATGCTGTGTCAGTTTATTTAAAAATTTTACTACCAAAAAAAGTTTCTGAAGTTGCACAAGGTTTAAATGTCTCAAATTTTAATTTTGATGTAATTGATGATTTTAATAAATTTGACCGAATTTTTCCGAAACAGTCATTTATTTTGTTTGAAAGAATTAAAAAGTAA
- a CDS encoding ATP-binding cassette domain-containing protein has protein sequence MLFFKKILNKLRVSVSKVTDEEINSIREYACEFENKKLDSVPAIELKNLNIDFGETLAVDNVSFKIPDGKLVTLLGPSGSGKTTTLNAIAGLLTVTSGKILFKGKDVTDFTPQRRKIGFVFQNYALYPHLSVYANIAFPLKNDFDWQYKFMLKKQEAQNEIRILYLQAVGASEQEISDLRQAYKDWKTISYDLQQKYNEYYAQMIDKLEKAHTNYKLAKVHETSENSLLTKNILKANAEIIKKTKTKLNQIKEKYKFDTLNGVLNPELMSLDILNPKRTDDINLLNVNTPEFLKNFKLSDLKFQKLSDLSVDDKINQLQQLLSQFENIQTTAFDDLVLGDRLKLLKTITKIKILISRYQLNAKENELSENQSLKVINPEEHQWLQERFYNEEVNFKNFRLQLLTTLKDDILATNASYREALEQGLDASNLRECQELHSVNKNFLTYTKTTLTTILEEIQKLKTYKQGFESLDLEKFVLNDRLQIIKVIKKLSLLINRYEYILKSKSIYQKYSSEIASTKTIYLNAKKEWKQTLAHDEGYKKLKKDTTKLKFVAQKRFLGQIKYLTKTYDLKRVIHNDKKQIATSILTNEARQQIKKLAENNISLRKAIHNEVMEVAKRVEIVPILQKKPTRLSGGQQQRVSIARAIVKKPEILLMDEPLSNLDAKLRISTRQWIREIQQALGITTVFVTHDQEEAMSISDIIVCMSTAKVQQLGTPMQLYNKPKNQFVARFLGMPEMGLFASEYRDGNLYVAGKLLPNIKIADASNLKLNIGVRSEDFKIINNASEAMFAGKIVIKENFGKESKLVVEVEAIGRINFLLDNNFDYQIGDVIYFDLPIHKLHIFNTATEERLEYEILTS, from the coding sequence ATGTTATTTTTTAAAAAAATACTAAATAAATTGAGAGTAAGTGTATCAAAAGTAACGGACGAAGAAATTAATAGCATTCGTGAGTATGCTTGTGAATTTGAAAATAAGAAATTAGATAGTGTCCCCGCTATTGAATTAAAGAATCTTAATATTGATTTTGGTGAAACTTTAGCTGTTGATAATGTTAGTTTTAAAATTCCGGATGGTAAGTTAGTTACTTTGCTTGGACCTTCAGGTTCTGGTAAGACTACCACATTAAATGCAATTGCCGGACTACTAACTGTTACATCTGGAAAGATTTTATTTAAAGGTAAAGATGTTACTGATTTTACACCACAGCGTCGCAAAATAGGGTTTGTTTTTCAAAACTATGCTTTATATCCACATTTAAGCGTTTATGCCAATATTGCTTTTCCACTTAAAAATGACTTTGACTGACAATATAAATTTATGCTTAAAAAACAAGAAGCACAAAATGAAATTCGAATTTTATATTTACAAGCAGTTGGTGCTAGTGAGCAAGAAATTAGTGATTTAAGACAAGCATACAAAGATTGAAAAACCATTTCTTATGATCTACAACAAAAATATAATGAATACTATGCGCAAATGATAGATAAGTTAGAAAAAGCGCACACAAACTATAAATTAGCAAAAGTCCATGAAACATCAGAAAATTCATTATTAACAAAAAATATCTTAAAAGCCAATGCCGAAATTATTAAAAAAACTAAAACTAAATTAAATCAAATTAAAGAAAAGTATAAATTTGACACACTCAATGGTGTTTTGAATCCGGAATTAATGTCCTTAGATATTTTAAATCCTAAAAGAACAGATGATATCAATTTACTCAATGTTAATACTCCTGAATTCCTTAAAAATTTTAAACTTTCAGATTTAAAATTTCAAAAATTATCTGATTTATCGGTTGACGATAAGATTAACCAACTACAGCAACTTTTATCTCAGTTTGAAAACATTCAAACAACTGCTTTTGATGATTTAGTTTTAGGTGATAGATTAAAATTATTAAAAACAATTACAAAAATTAAAATTTTAATCTCAAGGTATCAGTTAAATGCAAAAGAAAACGAACTTAGTGAAAATCAATCTTTAAAAGTTATTAACCCGGAAGAGCATCAGTGATTACAAGAAAGATTTTATAATGAAGAAGTTAATTTTAAAAACTTTAGATTACAACTATTGACCACTTTAAAAGATGACATCCTTGCAACTAATGCATCATATCGCGAGGCATTAGAACAAGGTTTAGATGCTTCAAACTTAAGGGAATGCCAAGAGTTGCATTCTGTAAATAAAAATTTCTTAACATATACAAAAACTACTTTAACAACTATTTTAGAAGAAATACAAAAACTTAAAACCTATAAACAAGGATTTGAAAGTCTGGACTTAGAAAAATTTGTACTAAATGATCGTCTTCAAATAATCAAAGTGATAAAAAAACTTTCGCTTTTAATTAATAGATATGAATATATTCTGAAATCTAAAAGTATTTATCAAAAATATTCATCAGAAATTGCTTCAACTAAAACAATTTATTTAAATGCTAAAAAAGAATGAAAACAAACTCTTGCTCATGATGAAGGGTATAAAAAACTCAAAAAAGATACAACAAAATTAAAATTTGTAGCACAGAAACGATTTTTAGGTCAAATTAAATATTTAACTAAAACCTATGATTTAAAAAGAGTTATTCACAATGATAAAAAACAAATTGCGACAAGTATTCTAACTAATGAAGCAAGACAACAAATTAAAAAGTTAGCTGAAAATAATATTTCTTTAAGAAAAGCAATTCATAATGAAGTTATGGAAGTCGCTAAACGTGTAGAAATTGTTCCAATTTTACAAAAAAAACCAACGCGTTTATCTGGTGGTCAACAACAGCGTGTTTCAATAGCTCGTGCAATAGTTAAAAAACCAGAAATTTTATTAATGGATGAACCACTTTCTAACTTAGATGCAAAATTACGTATTTCAACTCGTCAATGAATTCGCGAAATTCAACAGGCATTAGGAATTACCACAGTATTTGTTACCCACGATCAAGAAGAAGCGATGTCAATTTCTGATATTATAGTATGTATGTCGACTGCAAAGGTGCAACAATTAGGTACACCGATGCAACTTTATAACAAACCTAAAAATCAATTTGTTGCGAGATTTTTAGGAATGCCTGAAATGGGATTGTTTGCATCAGAATATCGAGATGGAAACCTTTATGTGGCTGGTAAATTATTACCAAACATTAAAATTGCTGATGCATCTAATTTAAAACTTAATATTGGTGTTCGTTCTGAAGATTTTAAAATTATAAATAATGCTAGTGAAGCGATGTTTGCTGGAAAGATTGTTATCAAAGAAAACTTTGGTAAAGAAAGTAAGTTAGTTGTAGAAGTTGAAGCAATTGGTCGGATAAATTTCTTGTTAGATAATAATTTCGACTATCAAATTGGTGACGTAATTTACTTTGATTTACCAATTCATAAATTACACATTTTTAATACAGCAACTGAAGAAAGACTTGAATATGAAATCTTGACATCATAA
- a CDS encoding thermonuclease family protein, protein MRKKYRKILGFYAFATLITPLTIATSCGSNIYKETNKIKETKKENTEEPAKPLINAESLNYKVDNNLISFPLVFKSLNSDSYILTSSEDLSKNTFKRVQYNKAINKMQDEISREIKSQFKDQIHFTFKQPVKTLSKVDEQNSKFPKDINIQIFNDYAVLKFNSVRTQLVLDGINIQDKESQESKWDSKGVKNKIFLNYSLYYKAKKVNNIIPFSLEFEKNIVYPTPVDALKVDIDENNFQSLNLDFNSKKLKDISFKASLVSVSDGDTFSVLAKENKIIGNVNVEKGQTYKLRLRGIDTPEKGVGAKDGYKYSGAFEYHFALKSTEFAEKFFNKYKDDVLISFVDGKDTYNRTVGEIIFGKDETTGNYKYSYSTEIVRAGLTLPLEDSTWSNAFIHNEEDSYIYIMYPKMSEAANQAYQQQLGFFKYFNEPLEISLYVYGLKRNSGYGPFYDDGVDEIKVKDFISKKGD, encoded by the coding sequence ATGAGAAAAAAATATAGAAAAATTTTAGGTTTTTATGCTTTCGCTACACTAATTACACCCTTAACTATCGCTACTTCTTGTGGATCCAATATATATAAAGAAACCAACAAAATAAAAGAAACAAAGAAAGAAAATACCGAAGAACCCGCTAAACCTTTAATAAATGCGGAAAGTTTAAATTATAAAGTCGATAATAACTTAATTTCCTTTCCGCTGGTATTTAAATCATTAAATTCTGATTCTTATATATTAACATCAAGTGAAGATTTAAGTAAAAATACTTTTAAAAGGGTTCAATATAACAAAGCAATTAATAAAATGCAAGATGAAATTTCAAGGGAAATTAAATCACAGTTTAAAGATCAAATTCATTTTACATTTAAACAACCCGTGAAGACCTTATCGAAAGTAGATGAACAAAATTCAAAATTTCCCAAAGATATTAATATACAAATTTTCAATGATTATGCAGTTTTAAAGTTTAATAGTGTTAGAACTCAATTGGTTTTGGATGGTATAAATATACAAGATAAAGAGTCACAAGAAAGCAAATGGGATTCTAAGGGTGTAAAAAATAAAATTTTTCTTAACTACTCATTGTATTATAAGGCTAAAAAAGTAAATAATATTATTCCATTTTCTTTAGAATTTGAAAAAAACATTGTTTATCCGACGCCGGTTGATGCTTTAAAGGTTGATATTGATGAAAACAACTTTCAATCACTAAATTTAGATTTTAATAGTAAAAAACTCAAAGATATTTCTTTTAAAGCAAGTTTAGTGAGTGTTTCTGATGGTGATACATTTAGTGTCCTTGCAAAAGAAAATAAAATTATTGGTAATGTAAATGTAGAAAAAGGTCAAACTTATAAATTAAGATTAAGGGGTATTGACACTCCTGAAAAAGGTGTCGGTGCAAAGGATGGTTATAAATATTCTGGTGCTTTTGAATATCATTTTGCTTTAAAATCTACCGAGTTTGCAGAAAAGTTTTTTAACAAATATAAAGATGATGTCTTAATTTCATTTGTTGATGGAAAGGATACATATAATAGAACGGTAGGTGAAATTATTTTTGGTAAAGATGAAACAACCGGAAATTATAAATACAGTTATTCAACCGAAATTGTTAGAGCAGGATTAACATTGCCATTAGAAGACTCTACATGAAGTAATGCATTTATACATAATGAAGAAGATTCATATATTTATATCATGTATCCAAAAATGTCTGAAGCCGCAAATCAAGCATATCAACAACAACTTGGATTTTTTAAATATTTTAATGAACCACTAGAAATTTCTTTATATGTTTATGGATTAAAAAGAAATAGTGGCTATGGTCCGTTTTATGATGATGGTGTTGATGAAATAAAAGTTAAGGATTTTATATCTAAGAAAGGAGACTAA
- a CDS encoding antibiotic biosynthesis monooxygenase: MIYTKATQYSINPEKLKGFIDYLYIFTQKARMCETNLSFEYGLLSHENIIVVERWTTRSEFENFIKIPGFAKEIETIEKMSKNVKVLYELDLNR; the protein is encoded by the coding sequence ATGATATATACTAAAGCCACACAATATTCAATTAACCCTGAAAAATTAAAAGGTTTTATTGATTATTTATATATTTTTACTCAAAAAGCACGTATGTGTGAAACAAATTTATCTTTTGAATATGGCCTCTTAAGTCATGAAAATATTATAGTTGTCGAAAGATGAACCACTCGTAGTGAGTTTGAAAATTTTATAAAAATTCCAGGATTTGCAAAAGAAATAGAAACAATAGAAAAAATGTCTAAAAATGTGAAAGTTTTATACGAATTAGATTTAAATAGATAG
- a CDS encoding P68 family surface lipoprotein has translation MSKKVRRYLYSIGGILGLSSTAVAVACGQGGNKQAKVQSNPGDENTPGNNPNNPGGGEKGLTPEERQKFEEEHTQRVANSVNQKTNRYFTQPVRQTLKLGVTWSQNGTQTNALKAIVKVYNDKVKELKATPENQKEAKSQELGISTAAKEIEVSNYGNSYGDGQQSLTRDLTAQNTKGKNTVFDAGYNLLIGYPVIASTLNKDYNLLLNFNSEDDSLDIDIKRDFAKSFISANYNTEGMKEDGTFVLPLFKSTNVLSINAPVLGYFIETMKNKGVKFNNDFDAIIQKSKADRSVVQKKWGEPVSTAEQILRDAGYISEGKILTKEDLFGSYTKMIDFSKTMQSLFTNSSNTNNTTLHVFGIDDMAGVYNQALYSALGAQADQMIAIVATVNGQKEVKYDTLKNSSSTAYKLSKDIFDKFAEGFSNKGVYAYPGGQYASTDQINHKVAFSIGSSAGFEKNYKVISDADYSIADANSNFLIPSNDKGKVFWFVDKSKDNATDLLAKVGSYKNNIYTHNTTSTLKSYDLKVKDSDNENKLKQLENDKKNLVISLSLKDDEKKSTFVTTLKDKITKNENSVGDKVQIIELVNKNNDSFAFIVLKDVLTKPISKIEEINGALDQAKFEAALTAANLIKKPVVAADVLTQDELFAFSTPLKWKSDDVNKNVLYLQGPSLIGQLSNDEDEDATRAFVKWLISTKKTYEFQSDTLTLTTTPLRFLEIGLSYIAGTKDFLNLSNTDFGKNLYLQTFLTDSKETLLKPNEFFAFEEPAGPKADTFRDNIKAAWKGKVDQYTTKNKTDYDFTKFINQITTFTKNSK, from the coding sequence ATGTCTAAGAAAGTTAGAAGATATTTATATTCGATCGGAGGAATTTTAGGTTTATCATCAACAGCTGTGGCTGTTGCTTGCGGTCAAGGCGGAAATAAACAAGCAAAAGTCCAAAGTAACCCGGGAGACGAAAATACACCAGGAAATAATCCAAACAATCCAGGCGGTGGTGAGAAAGGGTTGACACCAGAAGAAAGACAAAAATTTGAAGAAGAGCATACTCAAAGAGTGGCAAACAGTGTAAATCAAAAAACTAATAGATATTTTACACAACCCGTTAGACAAACATTGAAATTAGGTGTTACTTGATCTCAAAACGGAACACAAACAAATGCGCTCAAAGCTATTGTTAAAGTTTATAATGATAAAGTTAAAGAATTGAAAGCAACACCTGAAAATCAAAAAGAAGCAAAATCCCAAGAATTAGGAATTTCAACAGCGGCAAAAGAAATTGAAGTATCAAATTATGGTAATTCATACGGAGATGGCCAACAATCGTTAACTAGAGATTTAACAGCACAAAATACAAAAGGTAAAAATACAGTTTTTGATGCTGGTTATAATCTACTTATAGGATATCCTGTTATTGCATCTACATTAAATAAGGATTATAATTTATTACTTAATTTTAATTCTGAAGACGATTCTTTAGACATCGATATCAAAAGAGACTTTGCAAAAAGTTTTATATCAGCAAACTATAATACAGAAGGAATGAAAGAAGACGGTACTTTTGTATTACCTTTATTCAAAAGTACCAATGTACTCTCAATAAATGCTCCTGTTTTGGGTTATTTTATTGAAACAATGAAAAATAAAGGGGTTAAATTTAATAATGACTTTGATGCAATTATTCAAAAATCAAAAGCAGATCGTTCAGTAGTTCAAAAGAAATGAGGAGAACCTGTATCAACAGCAGAACAAATTTTACGTGATGCTGGTTATATTAGCGAAGGTAAAATTCTTACAAAAGAAGACTTGTTTGGTAGTTATACAAAGATGATTGATTTTTCTAAAACAATGCAATCTTTATTTACCAATTCTTCAAACACTAACAACACAACACTTCATGTTTTTGGTATAGATGATATGGCAGGTGTTTATAATCAAGCTTTATACTCTGCACTTGGAGCTCAAGCTGATCAGATGATTGCAATAGTTGCAACAGTTAACGGTCAAAAAGAAGTTAAATATGATACTTTAAAAAATTCATCAAGTACTGCATATAAATTATCAAAAGATATTTTTGATAAATTTGCAGAAGGATTTTCAAACAAAGGTGTTTATGCATATCCGGGTGGACAATATGCATCAACAGATCAAATAAATCATAAAGTAGCATTTTCAATTGGTTCATCAGCTGGTTTTGAAAAAAACTATAAAGTTATATCGGATGCTGATTATTCAATAGCTGATGCAAATAGTAATTTTTTAATTCCATCAAACGATAAAGGAAAAGTTTTTTGATTTGTTGATAAATCAAAAGATAATGCAACTGATCTCTTAGCTAAAGTTGGAAGTTATAAAAATAACATTTATACACATAATACAACCTCTACATTAAAATCATATGACTTAAAAGTTAAAGATTCCGATAATGAAAATAAATTAAAACAATTAGAAAATGATAAGAAAAATTTAGTTATATCTCTTAGTTTAAAAGATGATGAGAAAAAAAGTACTTTTGTTACTACTTTAAAAGATAAAATTACTAAAAATGAAAATAGTGTTGGAGATAAAGTTCAAATAATAGAATTAGTTAATAAAAATAATGACTCATTCGCCTTTATAGTTTTAAAAGATGTACTCACCAAACCGATTTCAAAAATTGAAGAAATTAATGGCGCTCTTGATCAAGCTAAATTTGAAGCAGCATTAACAGCGGCTAATTTAATAAAAAAACCGGTGGTTGCGGCAGATGTCTTAACCCAAGATGAATTATTTGCTTTTTCTACTCCTTTAAAATGAAAATCAGATGATGTAAATAAAAATGTTTTATACTTACAAGGCCCATCATTGATTGGTCAATTATCTAATGATGAAGACGAAGATGCAACTAGAGCTTTTGTAAAATGATTAATTAGTACTAAAAAAACATATGAATTTCAGTCTGATACCCTTACCTTAACAACCACTCCGTTGAGATTTTTAGAAATTGGATTATCATATATAGCTGGAACTAAAGACTTTTTAAATCTTTCTAATACTGATTTTGGTAAAAACCTTTACTTACAAACATTTTTAACAGATTCAAAAGAAACATTACTAAAACCTAATGAGTTTTTTGCTTTTGAAGAACCAGCCGGTCCAAAAGCAGATACATTTAGAGATAATATTAAGGCAGCATGAAAAGGGAAAGTTGATCAATATACAACTAAAAACAAAACTGACTATGACTTTACAAAATTCATTAATCAAATTACAACATTTACAAAAAATTCAAAGTAA
- a CDS encoding tRNA1(Val) (adenine(37)-N6)-methyltransferase translates to MKDLKNKLHPANPNWVKNSLGFDSNLWIYQDKSMFNYSVDTILLGNFISLNKKTKRALEIGTNNAALAIFIAKRSENLSIDAIEIQSKAIELAQINIGINNLNKQINLIHSDFKDYWKNMILKPHQKYQVIFCNPPFYKNDASKIKKNINVAKLIATHEINLNLEDLVLGCSKIIEQKGFLSLVLPIERTVDIFETLRKYKFEPKRIQMVFTRQNSKPKFILIESRYQAGWGSHFLPNLYLHDANDKLNHTYLPEIKKLYKPLKV, encoded by the coding sequence ATGAAAGATTTAAAAAACAAATTACATCCCGCAAACCCAAATTGAGTTAAAAATTCTCTAGGCTTTGATTCAAATTTATGAATCTACCAAGATAAATCAATGTTTAATTATTCGGTTGATACCATTTTATTAGGAAACTTTATCTCACTAAATAAAAAAACCAAACGCGCTTTAGAAATTGGTACTAATAATGCTGCATTAGCGATTTTTATTGCTAAGCGTAGTGAAAATTTATCTATTGATGCAATAGAAATTCAATCAAAAGCAATTGAATTAGCTCAAATCAATATTGGGATAAATAATTTAAATAAGCAAATTAATTTAATTCATTCTGATTTTAAAGATTATTGAAAAAATATGATTTTAAAACCACATCAAAAATATCAAGTTATTTTTTGTAATCCGCCTTTTTATAAAAATGATGCATCCAAAATTAAAAAAAATATCAATGTTGCAAAATTAATTGCAACCCATGAAATAAATTTAAATTTGGAAGATTTAGTTTTAGGTTGCAGTAAAATTATCGAACAAAAGGGGTTTTTATCATTGGTTTTACCAATTGAGCGCACTGTTGATATTTTTGAAACTTTACGAAAATATAAATTTGAACCAAAGCGCATTCAAATGGTCTTTACAAGGCAAAACTCTAAACCAAAATTTATTTTAATTGAAAGTAGATATCAAGCGGGTTGAGGTTCACATTTTTTACCAAATTTATATTTACATGACGCAAACGATAAATTAAATCATACTTATTTACCTGAAATTAAAAAACTTTATAAACCTCTTAAAGTTTAG